The window CGCCTCCTCGTCCAGTTCCGCCACCGCCCGGTGCGCTCCGGCGAACGACCGCTCGATGCGGTTGGCGAGGAAATTGACCAGCGCCGCATCGACAGCCAGTTGCCGGTCGGCGGCCAGCTTGAAGAGAAGCGCGCGCAGCATCTCGTCATCGGGCGCTTCGAGTTCGACGACCGGCAGCATGCGCAGGCGCGATTGCAAGTCGCGGATGTGCACCGGCAAGGACGGCGGCGACACGCGCGAGGTGAACAGGATGTCGGCCCCCTCCTCGCGCGCCAGGTTGATCAGATGGAACAGGGCGCGCTCGTCGAGCGCATGTCCGTCGCCATCGCGCGTGTCGAGGTCCTCCACGACCAGAGCGCCGGTCGCCAGCGATTGCGGCAGATCGGTTTCACCAAGCCGCCGCGCCGAGATCACGCGCGCGCCGCTGAGCTCCGCCCAGATGGCGGCAAGATGGCTCTTGCCCGAGCCTTCCGGTCCGATCAGCGCGATCAGCCGGCTCGGCCAGTCCGGCCAGCGCTCGACCAGCGCCAGCGCCTTGGCATTCGATGGCCCTTCGAGAAAATCCTCGCGCGCATAGGAGATGGCATGGTCGAGCGCGAGCACAAGCTGGCGCGG of the Undibacter mobilis genome contains:
- a CDS encoding DnaA ATPase domain-containing protein, with the translated sequence MSMRHDSEDLERVDAPRQLVLALDHAISYAREDFLEGPSNAKALALVERWPDWPSRLIALIGPEGSGKSHLAAIWAELSGARVISARRLGETDLPQSLATGALVVEDLDTRDGDGHALDERALFHLINLAREEGADILFTSRVSPPSLPVHIRDLQSRLRMLPVVELEAPDDEMLRALLFKLAADRQLAVDAALVNFLANRIERSFAGAHRAVAELDEEALRRQRPVTRALAAELFRAT